In a single window of the Methanobrevibacter olleyae genome:
- a CDS encoding coiled-coil domain-containing protein — translation MVVFISEEEIETLKKQLSEKNEKLKNQAIELNHLTNDIIPKLKKENKQLKSLKIELSDALENSTKKYFNQLEINADLSESVAKKGAGLQLAKVRLEEIEKLVVELESKANEKELDLETIEDLSEEEKSIIDELKNEISKLNKELNAKDKIINNKENEIKKKQNQLKDKNSEIADLKDNLIPKLKAESAELNAKIKSIKAEAEEEIARVRGKVAKLESEIKDLNSKLDSKKRDYDKLNTAMNAKNKKINSLKNKNQQLSEQLKEKASKGFFSKLKGR, via the coding sequence ATGGTGGTTTTTATTTCCGAAGAAGAAATTGAAACTTTAAAAAAGCAATTAAGTGAAAAAAATGAAAAACTTAAAAATCAAGCAATTGAATTAAATCATTTAACTAATGATATTATTCCTAAGTTAAAAAAAGAGAATAAACAATTAAAATCACTGAAAATCGAACTTAGTGATGCATTAGAAAATAGTACTAAAAAGTATTTTAATCAGTTAGAAATTAATGCAGATTTAAGTGAAAGTGTAGCTAAAAAAGGTGCAGGCCTTCAATTAGCAAAAGTCAGACTAGAGGAAATTGAGAAATTAGTTGTTGAACTTGAATCAAAAGCTAATGAAAAGGAACTTGACTTAGAAACTATAGAAGATTTATCTGAAGAGGAAAAATCTATAATTGATGAGCTTAAAAATGAAATTAGTAAATTAAACAAAGAGTTAAATGCAAAAGATAAAATAATTAACAATAAAGAAAATGAAATTAAGAAAAAACAAAATCAATTAAAAGATAAAAACTCTGAAATTGCTGATTTAAAAGACAATTTAATCCCTAAACTCAAGGCTGAATCTGCTGAACTTAATGCTAAGATAAAAAGTATTAAAGCAGAAGCAGAAGAGGAAATAGCTAGAGTCCGAGGAAAAGTTGCTAAATTAGAATCTGAAATTAAAGACTTAAACAGTAAATTAGATAGCAAAAAGAGAGATTATGATAAATTAAATACTGCAATGAATGCAAAGAATAAAAAAATCAACTCCCTTAAAAATAAAAACCAACAATTATCTGAACAACTTAAAGAAAAAGCTAGTAAAGGATTCTTTAGCAAACTTAAAGGTAGATAA
- a CDS encoding carbohydrate kinase family protein, which yields MSIKKDLLAVGHTALDYIITVDEFPKANNSAPMKTMKNLNGGAAANVAMVGAKLGMKTGLLSAVGCEFINSHYHKDMEKLGIDTDAMIISEDENTSTAFVMTNNNQDQISYFYWGAAKEFHDGVVPRDKLKEFKVVHLATGDPHFNCKSGIVAKEEERLVSFDPGQDLGMYSPKKLKEVISNSNILFGNHHEIKRIQDSLGVDINDLMDLGPEIVIKTCGKEGSFIYSIDEGKIEIDSIYRPAVDPTGAGDSFRSGFLSQFINGASLEESAKFASSVSSFVVEKQGCQTNMPSYDEAYNRMIDFY from the coding sequence TTGAGTATAAAAAAAGATTTATTAGCAGTGGGGCATACTGCACTCGATTACATCATCACAGTTGATGAGTTTCCTAAAGCCAATAATTCAGCACCAATGAAAACTATGAAAAACCTTAATGGTGGTGCTGCAGCTAATGTTGCTATGGTTGGTGCAAAGCTAGGAATGAAAACGGGTTTACTCTCTGCTGTAGGGTGTGAATTTATTAATTCTCATTATCATAAGGATATGGAAAAATTAGGTATTGATACTGATGCAATGATTATATCTGAAGATGAAAACACTTCTACTGCATTTGTTATGACTAATAATAATCAAGATCAAATCAGTTATTTCTACTGGGGAGCTGCAAAGGAGTTTCATGATGGTGTAGTTCCAAGGGATAAGTTAAAAGAGTTTAAAGTTGTTCACTTAGCTACTGGCGATCCTCATTTTAATTGTAAATCAGGTATTGTTGCTAAAGAAGAAGAAAGATTGGTTTCTTTTGATCCAGGACAAGACCTTGGTATGTATAGTCCTAAAAAATTAAAAGAAGTTATTTCAAATTCAAATATTTTATTTGGTAATCATCATGAAATAAAAAGAATACAAGATTCTTTAGGTGTTGATATAAATGATTTAATGGATTTAGGTCCTGAAATTGTTATTAAGACTTGTGGTAAGGAAGGTAGTTTTATTTATAGTATTGATGAGGGAAAAATCGAAATAGATTCTATTTATAGACCTGCTGTAGACCCTACTGGTGCAGGTGACTCTTTTAGATCCGGATTCTTATCTCAATTTATTAATGGTGCTTCCTTAGAAGAATCTGCTAAATTTGCTTCATCTGTTTCATCTTTCGTTGTTGAAAAACAAGGTTGTCAAACAAATATGCCAAGTTATGATGAGGCATATAATAGAATGATTGATTTTTATTAA